A single uncultured Cohaesibacter sp. DNA region contains:
- a CDS encoding response regulator, producing MTARILCVEDEDLLRSDIAEELNDEGFETLTASNGKEAIEVLKHEHVDLILCDIMMPLVDGMTTLKLVRERLPQHNEVPFIFLTAKSTREDILSGKKLGVDDYLTKPIDYDLLLATIKARLSQVDRIRETNEERLKRIYNALKDEHHKGQPLSISLIANMEKYILPIEHALKDLGCLVEFVHEAHLAQRKDIAEHNDLCFLVYSKQVHFYLSGLIKAKTTHGRGKIVLLCNDHVDANLKEALIEQGIGYTIDYPYPPVEIFKIILKAAQQQ from the coding sequence ATGACTGCACGGATCCTCTGTGTGGAAGACGAAGATCTTCTTCGGTCTGACATCGCGGAAGAGCTCAACGACGAAGGGTTTGAAACCCTCACCGCTTCCAATGGCAAAGAAGCCATCGAAGTCCTGAAACACGAACACGTCGACCTCATCCTGTGTGACATTATGATGCCACTGGTCGACGGCATGACCACGCTCAAACTGGTGCGGGAACGCCTGCCCCAGCACAACGAAGTGCCATTCATCTTCCTGACGGCCAAATCAACCCGCGAGGACATCCTTTCGGGCAAGAAGCTGGGAGTGGATGACTATCTGACCAAGCCGATCGACTATGACCTTCTGCTGGCAACCATCAAGGCCCGCCTCAGCCAGGTCGATCGCATCCGCGAAACCAATGAGGAACGCCTCAAGCGCATCTACAATGCGCTCAAGGATGAGCATCACAAGGGTCAGCCCCTGTCGATCAGCCTCATTGCCAACATGGAAAAATACATCCTGCCGATCGAGCACGCCCTGAAGGATCTCGGTTGCCTCGTTGAATTCGTCCATGAGGCCCACCTCGCCCAGCGCAAGGACATAGCCGAGCACAATGACCTGTGCTTCCTCGTCTACAGCAAGCAGGTGCATTTCTATCTCAGCGGACTGATCAAGGCCAAAACCACCCATGGACGCGGCAAGATCGTGCTGTTGTGCAATGACCATGTCGACGCGAATCTCAAAGAAGCCCTGATTGAGCAGGGCATCGGCTACACGATCGACTATCCCTATCCACCGGTGGAAATTTTCAAGATTATCCTCAAGGCCGCCCAGCAGCAATGA
- a CDS encoding prolyl-tRNA synthetase associated domain-containing protein, with protein MAASRQDLFDYFENLGIETKTHEHEAVFTVDESYKIKAALPGGHSKNLFLKDKKGNLMLVICINDTDVDLKSFHKKYDCGRVSFGNADLLLEHLGVTPGSVTPFALINDREVHAVQLVLDANLMTHDLLNFHPLENTATTAIDKDDLLRFFEATGHKPTILKLEKEEDPS; from the coding sequence ATGGCCGCTTCCCGACAGGACCTGTTTGATTATTTCGAAAATCTGGGCATCGAAACCAAAACCCACGAACATGAAGCCGTCTTCACCGTGGATGAAAGCTACAAGATCAAAGCCGCGCTGCCCGGCGGACATTCCAAGAACCTGTTTCTGAAGGACAAGAAGGGCAACCTGATGCTCGTCATCTGCATCAACGACACGGATGTGGATCTCAAGAGCTTTCACAAGAAATACGACTGCGGCCGCGTCAGCTTCGGCAATGCCGACCTGCTGCTGGAGCACCTCGGCGTCACGCCCGGATCGGTCACGCCCTTTGCCTTGATCAACGACCGCGAGGTCCATGCCGTCCAGTTGGTGCTCGATGCCAACCTGATGACTCATGACTTGCTGAATTTCCATCCGCTCGAAAACACCGCGACAACCGCGATCGACAAGGACGATCTGTTGCGTTTCTTCGAAGCCACGGGCCACAAGCCGACCATCTTGAAGCTCGAGAAGGAAGAAGACCCGTCCTGA
- the trxA gene encoding thioredoxin, translating to MNDKSYGYGSGMSASYTTTQGSGQATGTASFGAAPASKPAQDTGPLIKDTTTQSFMPDVIEASRETTILVDFWAPWCGPCKQLTPILEKAVTEAKGRVKLVKLNIDDHPEIPGQMGIQSIPAVVAFKDGRPVDGFMGAQPESQIKAFIDKNGSEPAADPLEEAAAQANGLLEEGQPGEALQIFGAILQQDPDFVPAMVGLGSCFLALEEIERARGVLDAMPEEAFKQKDALAFKASLELAEQSADLGDLADLQAKLDTNPEDTQARFDLAIALNGKNKRDEAVDHLIAIIKNDRDWNDDGARKQLLQFFESWGVMDPASVNGRRKLSSVLFS from the coding sequence ATGAACGACAAGTCCTACGGCTATGGCAGCGGCATGTCCGCAAGCTACACCACCACGCAGGGATCAGGGCAGGCGACCGGCACCGCCTCCTTCGGCGCGGCTCCAGCGTCAAAACCCGCTCAGGACACCGGTCCATTGATCAAGGACACCACGACGCAGAGCTTCATGCCCGACGTCATCGAGGCCTCTCGCGAAACGACGATCCTCGTCGACTTCTGGGCACCATGGTGCGGCCCTTGCAAACAGCTCACCCCGATCCTCGAGAAGGCCGTCACCGAAGCCAAGGGACGCGTCAAGCTCGTCAAACTGAACATCGACGATCATCCCGAGATCCCCGGCCAGATGGGCATCCAGTCCATCCCTGCAGTCGTTGCCTTCAAGGATGGCCGCCCCGTCGACGGTTTCATGGGAGCTCAGCCCGAAAGCCAGATCAAGGCCTTCATCGACAAGAACGGCAGCGAACCGGCAGCCGATCCCCTCGAGGAAGCCGCAGCTCAGGCCAATGGTCTGCTCGAGGAAGGTCAGCCAGGCGAAGCGCTCCAGATTTTTGGCGCCATCCTTCAGCAGGATCCCGATTTCGTGCCCGCCATGGTCGGTCTTGGCAGTTGCTTTCTTGCCCTTGAAGAAATCGAACGGGCACGCGGCGTCCTTGATGCCATGCCCGAAGAAGCGTTCAAGCAAAAGGACGCTCTGGCCTTCAAGGCAAGCCTCGAACTCGCAGAGCAGAGTGCAGATCTTGGTGACCTCGCAGACCTGCAGGCAAAACTCGACACCAACCCTGAAGACACCCAGGCCCGCTTCGACCTCGCCATTGCCCTCAATGGCAAGAACAAGCGCGATGAAGCGGTCGACCATCTCATCGCCATCATCAAGAACGACAGGGACTGGAACGACGACGGCGCGCGCAAGCAACTGCTTCAGTTCTTCGAAAGTTGGGGCGTGATGGATCCGGCGAGCGTGAACGGAAGACGCAAACTCTCCTCGGTTCTCTTCTCGTAA
- a CDS encoding LON peptidase substrate-binding domain-containing protein → MAQAGNAYYDSPRDIPAIIPIFPLEEVLLLPRTQMPLNIFEDRYIAMIEHAMKTDRIIGMIQPLKEEDADSTGGERNGASMPPELQRVGCLGRISAYGETGDGRVLITLAGICRFRLIRELETDTLFRLAEVDCENFAEDLIEGFGEESVDRDGLLEMFRAFLDANDMEADWDNVAKSSNEILVNSLSMMSPYGLAEKQALLEAESLSLRAETLIAITEMHLATGDNDGPTTLQ, encoded by the coding sequence ATGGCCCAAGCTGGCAACGCCTATTATGACAGCCCGAGAGACATTCCGGCCATTATCCCGATCTTCCCGCTCGAGGAGGTCCTGCTGCTGCCGCGCACCCAGATGCCGCTGAATATCTTCGAAGACCGCTACATCGCCATGATCGAACACGCCATGAAGACGGATCGCATCATTGGCATGATCCAGCCTTTAAAGGAAGAAGATGCAGACAGCACCGGCGGCGAGCGGAATGGCGCCTCAATGCCCCCTGAGCTGCAGCGGGTCGGCTGTCTGGGCCGGATTTCCGCCTATGGCGAAACCGGAGACGGGCGCGTGCTGATCACCCTTGCCGGCATTTGCCGCTTCAGGCTGATCAGGGAACTGGAAACCGACACCCTCTTCCGCCTCGCCGAGGTGGATTGCGAGAATTTCGCCGAGGACCTCATCGAGGGGTTTGGCGAGGAATCCGTTGACAGGGACGGACTGTTGGAGATGTTCCGCGCCTTTCTTGACGCCAACGACATGGAAGCCGACTGGGACAATGTCGCCAAGTCCTCCAACGAGATTCTGGTCAATTCCCTGTCCATGATGAGCCCCTACGGTCTTGCCGAAAAACAGGCCTTGCTGGAGGCCGAGAGCCTGTCCTTGCGAGCAGAGACCCTGATCGCCATCACCGAGATGCATCTCGCCACCGGCGACAATGACGGCCCCACCACATTGCAATAG
- a CDS encoding Trm112 family protein: protein MVDHPSGNIRSPAGKTGTVDPKLLEILVCPVTKTTLIYDSKAQELISKAARLAYPIREGVPIMLVSEARQLED from the coding sequence GTGGTTGATCACCCATCAGGCAACATCAGGAGCCCGGCTGGCAAAACCGGAACGGTGGACCCAAAGCTCCTTGAAATCCTCGTCTGCCCCGTCACCAAGACAACCCTGATCTATGACAGCAAGGCTCAGGAGCTGATCAGCAAGGCCGCCAGACTGGCCTATCCCATTCGGGAGGGCGTGCCGATCATGCTCGTCAGCGAAGCACGCCAGCTCGAAGACTGA
- a CDS encoding ubiquinone biosynthesis hydroxylase: MPQSHDRTETLERYDLVIAGGGYVGLSLALAVRRAVDLSILVVEPQPYSRMRKDERASAVAAAASRMLDGLGVWGTIEPEAEAIRDMIVTDSKLKDIVRPVLLTFEGDTESGEPFAHMVPNGAMVGALQDAAEEAGVALAEMQSVSDFVDESGRVLVTLSSGKVVEASLLIAADGVKSRLRDLAGISTVKFNYDQVGIVTTVEHERPHEGRAVEHFLPAGPFAILPLKGNRSSLVWNERTSDARRMLGMDDFTFGLELERRFGKQLGALKELGPRKGFPLGMTLARDYVSHRFALIGDAAHGIHPIAGQGLNLGFKDVAALAEVIVEAARLGEDIGSLTVLERYQSWRRFDVVQMGMTCDLLNRLFSNRSDVLRHVRDFGLGIVDRLPGLKRVFIEEAAGNRGDVPRLLKGEAL; this comes from the coding sequence ATGCCCCAAAGCCATGACCGCACAGAAACGCTTGAGCGCTATGATCTGGTGATTGCAGGAGGTGGCTATGTGGGCCTGTCGCTGGCTCTGGCTGTGCGTCGTGCCGTCGATCTTTCCATTCTGGTTGTCGAACCTCAGCCCTATTCCCGCATGCGCAAGGATGAGCGAGCCTCTGCGGTTGCTGCTGCGGCGAGCCGGATGCTCGATGGTCTCGGCGTATGGGGCACGATTGAGCCGGAGGCCGAGGCCATCCGCGACATGATCGTCACCGACAGCAAGCTAAAGGATATTGTCCGCCCGGTGCTGCTGACCTTCGAGGGTGATACCGAGAGCGGCGAGCCCTTTGCCCATATGGTGCCCAACGGGGCGATGGTCGGGGCGCTGCAGGATGCGGCGGAAGAGGCTGGTGTTGCTCTGGCCGAGATGCAGTCGGTGAGCGACTTTGTCGATGAAAGCGGGCGGGTGCTCGTTACCCTATCCTCTGGCAAAGTGGTGGAAGCGAGCCTTCTGATTGCCGCCGATGGTGTGAAGTCGCGACTGCGCGATCTTGCCGGCATCTCGACGGTGAAGTTCAATTATGATCAGGTCGGTATCGTGACCACTGTGGAGCACGAGCGTCCCCATGAGGGGCGAGCGGTGGAGCATTTCCTTCCTGCCGGTCCTTTCGCCATTCTGCCGCTTAAAGGCAACCGGTCATCGCTTGTCTGGAATGAGCGGACCTCGGATGCCCGTCGCATGCTCGGCATGGATGATTTCACTTTCGGGCTCGAGCTTGAACGCCGATTTGGCAAGCAGCTCGGGGCGCTAAAGGAATTGGGGCCGCGCAAGGGCTTTCCACTCGGGATGACGTTGGCCCGCGACTATGTCAGTCATCGCTTTGCGCTTATCGGTGATGCGGCGCACGGCATTCATCCGATTGCCGGGCAGGGGCTTAATCTCGGTTTCAAGGATGTGGCAGCGCTCGCCGAGGTGATTGTCGAGGCGGCGCGTCTCGGGGAGGATATCGGATCCCTCACGGTTCTCGAGCGCTATCAGAGCTGGCGGCGGTTCGACGTGGTGCAGATGGGCATGACCTGCGATTTGCTGAACAGGCTGTTCTCCAATCGCAGCGATGTGCTGCGCCACGTGCGGGACTTTGGTCTTGGTATCGTGGATCGCCTGCCGGGTCTCAAACGCGTGTTTATCGAGGAAGCGGCTGGCAATCGGGGCGACGTGCCGCGTTTATTGAAGGGCGAGGCCCTCTGA
- the tesB gene encoding acyl-CoA thioesterase II produces MNSAIDTLLSILDLEQLEVNLFRGSSPQDGWQRVFGGQVIGQALVAASRTVDPEHFAHSLHCYFMRPGDPTTPIIYEVDNLRDGRSFVTRRVLAVQHGQAIFAMSASFHKKEESFEHQTSMPDVPAPEDLPREEEVFEAFMAKAPADIKGYFRRERPIELRPVNLDHYTTDRKLEPIQHVWVRTTSPLPDDPAIHKCALAYASDMTLLDTSLFAHGRSVFHEDISAASLDHAMWFHSDFKADEWLLYSQDSPWAGGARSFNRGSIFRRDGTLVASTAQEGLIRQVSR; encoded by the coding sequence ATGAATTCAGCAATCGACACCCTGCTTTCCATTCTCGACCTTGAGCAACTGGAAGTGAACCTGTTCCGGGGCAGCAGCCCGCAGGACGGATGGCAGAGGGTCTTTGGCGGTCAGGTAATCGGACAGGCACTGGTCGCAGCCTCCCGCACGGTTGATCCAGAGCACTTCGCCCATTCACTGCATTGCTACTTCATGCGTCCGGGCGATCCGACCACGCCGATCATCTACGAGGTGGACAATCTGCGCGACGGACGGTCTTTCGTCACCCGCCGCGTTCTGGCAGTCCAGCATGGGCAGGCGATTTTCGCCATGTCGGCCTCCTTCCACAAGAAGGAAGAGAGCTTCGAACACCAGACATCCATGCCCGATGTCCCTGCGCCCGAGGATCTGCCAAGAGAAGAAGAGGTCTTCGAGGCCTTCATGGCCAAGGCACCCGCCGATATAAAGGGCTATTTCCGTCGGGAGCGGCCAATCGAACTCAGACCGGTCAACCTTGATCACTACACCACCGACCGCAAGCTCGAGCCGATCCAGCATGTCTGGGTCCGCACCACGTCGCCCTTGCCTGACGATCCGGCCATTCACAAATGCGCCCTCGCCTATGCCTCGGACATGACCCTGCTCGACACTTCGCTCTTTGCCCATGGCCGCTCGGTCTTCCATGAAGACATCAGTGCGGCGAGCCTCGACCACGCCATGTGGTTCCATTCCGACTTCAAGGCGGATGAATGGCTGCTCTATTCTCAGGACAGTCCCTGGGCAGGTGGTGCCAGAAGCTTCAATCGCGGCTCGATTTTCCGCCGCGACGGCACTCTGGTGGCCTCCACGGCGCAGGAAGGCCTGATCCGGCAAGTGAGCAGATAA
- a CDS encoding P-II family nitrogen regulator, with amino-acid sequence MKFIIAIIKPFKLEAVREALSAEGIEGLTVTEVKGFGRQRGHTEIYRGTEYSVSFLPKLKIEVAVTSDKAEKTIEAISKAAATGQIGDGKIFVTSLEHVMRIRTGETDTDAL; translated from the coding sequence ATGAAGTTCATTATAGCCATCATCAAGCCGTTCAAGCTGGAAGCTGTGCGCGAAGCGCTGTCTGCCGAAGGCATTGAAGGCCTGACCGTTACCGAAGTCAAAGGCTTTGGTCGTCAACGCGGTCATACCGAAATCTATCGCGGAACCGAATATTCGGTCAGCTTCCTTCCGAAACTGAAAATCGAAGTTGCAGTGACCTCTGACAAGGCTGAGAAAACCATCGAAGCCATTTCCAAAGCAGCGGCCACTGGACAGATCGGCGATGGCAAGATCTTCGTCACCTCCCTTGAGCATGTCATGCGCATCCGCACTGGCGAAACCGACACAGACGCGCTCTAA
- a CDS encoding ammonium transporter: MSKVTLALLVGAAAFVAGPALAQDAAAPAAEAVAATGEAAAHTQYILNTLLFLIGGFLVMWMAAGFAMLEAGLVRTKNVSMQSLKNIALYAVAGIMYYLIGYNLMYTGVDGGYIGSFSFMYELDPVGGNALDTGYSTGSDWFFQMVFVATAASIVSGTLAERIKLWPFMIFTVVLTGFIYPIAGSWQWGAGWLSEMGFSDFAGSTLVHSVGGWAALSGALLLGARKGKYAADGTVTPMPASSVPLATLGTFILWLGWFGFNGASQLAMGTIGDVSDVSRIFANTNMAAAGGVVAAMILLQILYKKVDVTMVLNGALAGLVAITAEPLNPTIGEAIVIGAIGAAIVVFTVPLLDKLKIDDVVGAIPVHLLCGIWGTMVVPFTNSETSYVTQFIGVVSYGAFTLVCSFIVWAILKAVMGIRVTEEEEYMGLDKAEIGVEAYPEFGHGSQRV; encoded by the coding sequence ATGTCAAAAGTAACCCTTGCCCTTCTTGTTGGCGCTGCTGCCTTTGTGGCAGGCCCGGCCCTTGCACAGGACGCCGCCGCGCCAGCTGCTGAAGCAGTCGCCGCAACCGGTGAAGCTGCTGCGCATACCCAATATATTCTCAACACCCTGCTCTTCCTGATCGGCGGTTTCCTCGTGATGTGGATGGCTGCCGGTTTCGCAATGCTCGAAGCTGGTCTGGTTCGTACCAAGAACGTCTCGATGCAGAGCCTGAAGAACATTGCCCTGTATGCTGTTGCAGGCATCATGTACTACCTGATCGGTTACAACCTGATGTACACCGGTGTTGATGGTGGCTACATCGGTTCCTTCTCCTTCATGTATGAGCTTGATCCGGTTGGCGGCAACGCTCTGGATACCGGCTACTCCACCGGCTCCGACTGGTTCTTCCAGATGGTGTTCGTGGCAACCGCCGCTTCCATCGTGTCCGGTACCCTTGCCGAGCGCATCAAACTGTGGCCGTTCATGATCTTCACCGTGGTCCTGACCGGTTTCATCTACCCGATCGCCGGTTCCTGGCAGTGGGGTGCAGGCTGGCTGTCCGAAATGGGCTTCTCCGATTTCGCCGGTTCCACCCTCGTTCACTCCGTTGGCGGCTGGGCAGCTCTGTCTGGTGCACTGCTTCTTGGTGCTCGTAAAGGCAAATACGCTGCTGACGGCACCGTGACCCCGATGCCTGCTTCCTCCGTTCCGCTTGCTACCCTTGGTACCTTCATCCTGTGGCTCGGCTGGTTCGGCTTCAACGGCGCATCCCAGCTCGCAATGGGCACGATCGGCGACGTTTCCGACGTTTCCCGCATCTTCGCCAACACCAACATGGCAGCAGCTGGCGGCGTTGTCGCAGCGATGATCCTTCTGCAGATCCTCTACAAGAAGGTCGACGTTACCATGGTCCTCAACGGCGCACTGGCTGGCCTCGTTGCCATCACCGCTGAACCGCTGAACCCGACCATCGGCGAAGCCATCGTCATCGGTGCCATCGGCGCAGCCATCGTTGTCTTCACTGTTCCGCTTCTCGACAAGCTGAAAATCGACGACGTTGTCGGTGCTATTCCGGTTCACCTTCTCTGCGGTATCTGGGGCACCATGGTGGTTCCGTTCACCAACAGCGAAACCTCCTACGTCACCCAGTTCATCGGCGTTGTCTCCTATGGTGCTTTCACCCTGGTCTGCTCCTTCATCGTATGGGCAATCCTGAAAGCCGTCATGGGCATCCGTGTTACCGAAGAAGAAGAATATATGGGTCTCGACAAAGCCGAAATCGGCGTCGAAGCATACCCGGAATTCGGCCACGGCAGCCAGCGCGTATAA
- the ppa gene encoding inorganic diphosphatase, whose product MNISEIPAGKNAPEDIYVVIEVPKGSSVKYEVEKASGAVFVDRFLFTPMAYPCDYGFIPNTLADDGDPIDVLVVGDAQLSPGVVMRARPIGVLIMEDDGGKDEKVVAVPHSKLTSHYDHIKTYEDLPKNLIEQIKHFFEHYKDLEPGKWVKIDDWAGPEKAMEMIQISIDNMKK is encoded by the coding sequence ATGAATATCAGCGAAATCCCTGCCGGCAAGAATGCACCGGAAGACATCTATGTCGTGATCGAAGTCCCCAAGGGCTCTTCGGTAAAATATGAAGTCGAAAAAGCCTCCGGCGCGGTTTTCGTGGACCGTTTCCTGTTCACCCCGATGGCTTATCCGTGCGACTACGGCTTCATCCCGAACACCCTTGCAGACGATGGCGACCCGATTGACGTGCTCGTTGTCGGTGACGCACAGCTCAGCCCCGGCGTTGTCATGCGCGCCCGCCCGATTGGCGTGCTGATTATGGAAGATGATGGCGGCAAGGACGAGAAAGTCGTCGCAGTGCCTCACTCCAAACTGACCAGCCACTATGACCACATCAAGACTTACGAAGACCTGCCGAAGAATCTGATCGAACAGATCAAGCACTTCTTCGAGCATTACAAGGATCTCGAACCGGGCAAATGGGTCAAGATCGACGACTGGGCCGGTCCGGAAAAAGCCATGGAAATGATTCAGATTTCCATCGACAACATGAAGAAATAA
- a CDS encoding YggT family protein: MTALILLIDQVLAIYTYVVIATAVFSWLFAFNIVNPRNQIVSTIYEVCWRLTEPVLSRIRAIIPAMGGLDLSPIVLLLGIFFVRNLLRTGIY; the protein is encoded by the coding sequence ATGACTGCTCTAATTCTTCTGATTGATCAGGTCCTTGCGATCTATACCTATGTGGTGATTGCCACAGCCGTCTTTTCCTGGCTGTTCGCCTTCAACATCGTCAATCCGCGTAACCAGATTGTCTCGACCATCTATGAAGTCTGCTGGCGGTTGACCGAACCGGTCCTGTCGCGCATTCGTGCGATCATTCCGGCCATGGGCGGGCTTGATCTTTCGCCGATTGTTCTGCTGCTCGGCATCTTCTTCGTGCGCAACCTTCTGCGGACCGGCATCTACTAA
- a CDS encoding glutamine amidotransferase has translation MNGSKSADVEKVLIILHQETSIPGRVGTMLERRGFRLDIRRPRFGDQLPSNMDGHAGAVIFGGPMSANDPDAFIKKETDWISVPLRDNKPFLGICLGGQMLARNLGGQVKAHPREEVEIGYYPIKPTEAGRDLLTWPSKVYQWHREGFSLPKEAELLATGETFTNQAFRYGEKAYGLQFHPEVTLKMMYRWTTKASDRLKLPGAKKRRNHYAGRFVHDPSVERWLVSFLDHWIGTAGKRSSD, from the coding sequence ATGAATGGCAGCAAGAGTGCAGATGTTGAGAAAGTTCTGATCATCCTGCATCAGGAAACCTCGATTCCGGGACGTGTTGGCACGATGCTCGAGCGACGGGGCTTCAGGCTTGATATCCGTCGGCCGCGATTCGGTGATCAGCTGCCCAGCAACATGGACGGTCATGCGGGGGCCGTTATTTTTGGTGGCCCGATGAGCGCCAATGATCCTGATGCCTTCATCAAAAAGGAGACGGACTGGATTTCGGTACCCTTGCGTGACAACAAGCCGTTTCTTGGCATTTGCCTTGGTGGCCAGATGCTGGCGCGCAATCTCGGAGGGCAGGTCAAGGCCCACCCGCGCGAAGAGGTGGAGATCGGCTATTATCCGATCAAGCCGACCGAGGCTGGGCGGGATTTGCTGACCTGGCCGTCCAAGGTCTATCAGTGGCACAGGGAAGGCTTCAGCTTGCCCAAGGAAGCAGAATTGCTGGCCACGGGCGAGACCTTCACCAATCAGGCCTTTCGCTATGGAGAGAAGGCCTATGGCCTGCAATTCCATCCGGAAGTGACGCTGAAGATGATGTATCGCTGGACCACCAAGGCGTCGGATCGACTGAAGCTGCCCGGAGCCAAGAAGCGGCGCAATCACTATGCCGGACGGTTCGTTCATGATCCATCCGTCGAGCGCTGGCTGGTGTCGTTTCTTGATCACTGGATTGGCACGGCAGGCAAGCGCTCGTCGGATTGA
- a CDS encoding TerB family tellurite resistance protein, with the protein MFDKLMEMFRDLAGETVDDQLFSAGDHRVATAALLVHLVAVDGVIDEQEQATLKTVLMEKFDLSEDETADLIAVASQQDKEAVDFYHFTSILKRELDEQGRIEMIEMMWELVFADGQIDEFEDNMVWRVSELLGVSRRDRIRMRQHVQAQAELSEE; encoded by the coding sequence ATGTTTGACAAACTGATGGAAATGTTCCGCGACCTGGCCGGAGAGACCGTCGATGATCAGCTGTTTTCCGCTGGTGATCATCGTGTTGCGACGGCGGCCTTGCTGGTGCATCTGGTCGCGGTCGATGGTGTGATCGACGAGCAGGAACAAGCGACCCTGAAGACAGTCCTGATGGAAAAGTTCGACCTCTCGGAGGACGAAACCGCAGACCTGATCGCGGTCGCGAGCCAACAGGACAAGGAAGCTGTCGATTTCTACCATTTCACCTCGATCCTGAAACGCGAGCTCGACGAGCAGGGTCGCATCGAAATGATCGAGATGATGTGGGAGCTGGTGTTTGCCGACGGTCAGATCGATGAGTTTGAGGACAATATGGTCTGGCGTGTCTCGGAGCTCTTGGGTGTATCCCGGCGTGATCGCATCCGAATGCGCCAGCATGTTCAGGCGCAGGCAGAGCTGTCTGAGGAATGA
- a CDS encoding aldo/keto reductase — MKQRMLGANGFEVSEVGLGCWQLGADWGAALAEETALAILQSAHEQGVTFFDTANVYGAGKSEELIGKFLKMNPSADIRVATKFGRGEVYPDGYTQDSLMSGIDASRKRLGMDCLDLVQLHCIPTEVMRQGAIFDWLRELQAKDVIRHFGASVETVEEGLMCIKEEGLLSLQVIYNLFRQKLTTELLPEAQAKGVGIIVRLPLASGILSGKFSAGTTFAEDDHRNYNRDGQAFNVGETFAGVPFETGLQLVEELKSMMPEGMSMAEAAQRWILDHEAVSTIIPGASKPEQAARNAAISSLPSLPDNLHRELITFYEDKIAQHVRGAY; from the coding sequence ATGAAACAGAGAATGTTGGGTGCCAACGGGTTCGAGGTGAGCGAAGTAGGACTTGGTTGCTGGCAGCTTGGCGCGGACTGGGGCGCCGCACTGGCCGAAGAAACAGCCCTTGCCATTCTTCAATCCGCCCATGAACAGGGCGTGACCTTCTTTGACACCGCCAATGTCTATGGCGCTGGCAAGAGCGAAGAGCTGATCGGCAAATTCCTCAAGATGAATCCATCCGCCGATATCCGTGTCGCCACCAAGTTCGGCCGCGGCGAGGTCTATCCCGACGGTTACACGCAGGACTCCCTGATGAGCGGCATCGACGCGTCCCGCAAACGACTCGGCATGGATTGTCTCGATCTGGTGCAGCTGCACTGCATCCCGACCGAAGTCATGCGGCAAGGAGCCATTTTCGACTGGCTGCGTGAGCTTCAGGCCAAGGATGTCATTCGCCACTTTGGTGCCAGTGTGGAAACCGTGGAAGAAGGGCTGATGTGCATCAAGGAGGAAGGCCTTCTCAGCCTTCAGGTGATCTACAACCTCTTCCGCCAGAAACTGACCACCGAGCTTTTGCCTGAAGCACAGGCCAAGGGCGTCGGCATCATCGTGCGCCTGCCGCTCGCCAGTGGCATTCTTTCGGGCAAATTCTCGGCAGGCACCACCTTTGCCGAAGACGATCATCGCAACTACAACCGCGATGGTCAGGCCTTCAACGTTGGTGAGACCTTTGCCGGGGTACCGTTCGAAACCGGCCTTCAGCTGGTCGAGGAACTGAAGAGCATGATGCCGGAGGGCATGTCGATGGCAGAGGCCGCGCAACGCTGGATCCTTGACCATGAGGCCGTCTCGACGATTATCCCGGGAGCCAGCAAGCCCGAACAGGCCGCGCGCAACGCCGCCATTTCAAGCTTGCCGTCGCTACCGGACAATCTCCACCGCGAGCTGATCACCTTCTACGAGGACAAGATCGCCCAGCATGTGCGCGGCGCCTACTGA